A part of Melittangium boletus DSM 14713 genomic DNA contains:
- a CDS encoding MotA/TolQ/ExbB proton channel family protein: MSLSDILHYLRIGGFTLALLILASTVALVVAIERIITLWGVSERSRLLGDTVHKHLLRGDIAAARTVTERSDAAVADIFLAGFDRFERTRGSGEGVDSAVERERAQVGLRLRRNLWLLATIGSLTPFVGLFGTVAGIMKSFKDLGLDVAGGGTGGTGAVMTGISEALVATAVGILVAVQAMAFYNYFQARLARVLVELRLLGDEFVELLRERPVSAPASTPAPVTPVDARSPQET, from the coding sequence ATGAGCCTTTCCGACATCCTCCATTACCTGCGCATCGGCGGCTTCACCCTCGCCCTCCTCATCCTGGCCTCCACGGTGGCGCTGGTGGTGGCCATCGAGCGGATCATCACCCTGTGGGGCGTGAGCGAGCGCTCGCGGCTGCTCGGGGACACCGTGCACAAGCACCTGTTGCGAGGGGACATCGCCGCGGCCCGCACCGTCACCGAGCGCTCGGACGCCGCCGTGGCCGACATCTTCCTGGCCGGCTTCGACCGCTTCGAGCGCACGCGGGGCAGTGGCGAGGGCGTGGACTCGGCCGTGGAGCGCGAGCGCGCCCAGGTGGGTCTGCGGCTGCGGCGCAACCTGTGGCTGCTGGCCACCATCGGCTCGCTGACGCCCTTCGTGGGCCTGTTCGGCACGGTGGCCGGCATCATGAAGTCCTTCAAGGACCTGGGCCTGGACGTGGCGGGCGGTGGCACCGGAGGCACGGGCGCGGTGATGACGGGCATCTCCGAGGCGCTGGTGGCCACCGCGGTGGGTATCCTCGTCGCCGTGCAGGCCATGGCCTTCTACAACTACTTCCAGGCGCGGCTGGCGCGCGTACTGGTGGAACTGCGGCTGTTGGGTGACGAGTTCGTCGAGCTGCTGCGGGAGCGTCCGGTGAGTGCTCCCGCCTCCACGCCCGCCCCCGTGACTCCGGTGGACGCACGTTCCCCCCAGGAAACCTGA
- a CDS encoding TadE/TadG family type IV pilus assembly protein: MLRSRPFSSRSRRARRGAAVVEFALVTPILVSILFFSIYLTDIIRAKYKLQEASRYVAWEMSSYTLSDFANANHDQAFQTAMDSAVQEATERYKDMDSLDINSRFGTLLSAAAPQVTVKNQTVAGIDLSRVTQGGNGAGQPLNFLLDRFKFNTKGQVEVELTSTLSNTLMPRQYLQKERGGFYTVDNWGGRDLGNMPIKNRYTLIANGWHLPDGGDAVMSEYRAGDHTGGNSRHGIALQVDRMKFLSAGEFLKDTKLDRLTGTLDLIFPAFFGTFVTAHNYTSSSNTRGCNKGLHTATSGLNNLEDIPGLDEEEIDRRQRCFDTAPFRDTQAYSRSLYKNIFDARGEHFMGCKKAQADMPNSRGLGEGTSRDKNEQKITCE, from the coding sequence ATGCTCCGCTCCCGCCCCTTCAGCAGCAGAAGCAGACGAGCCCGGCGCGGCGCCGCCGTCGTCGAGTTCGCGCTCGTGACGCCCATCCTGGTGTCCATCCTCTTCTTCAGCATCTATCTGACCGACATCATCCGGGCCAAATACAAGCTGCAGGAAGCCAGCCGGTACGTCGCCTGGGAGATGAGCAGCTACACGCTGAGCGACTTCGCCAACGCGAACCATGATCAGGCCTTCCAGACCGCCATGGACTCCGCGGTGCAAGAGGCCACCGAGCGCTACAAGGACATGGACTCGCTCGACATCAACAGCCGGTTCGGCACCTTGCTGAGCGCCGCCGCGCCGCAGGTGACGGTGAAGAACCAGACCGTGGCGGGCATCGACCTGAGCCGCGTCACGCAAGGTGGCAATGGCGCCGGCCAGCCCCTCAACTTCCTCCTGGACCGCTTCAAGTTCAACACCAAGGGCCAGGTGGAAGTGGAGCTCACCAGCACGCTCTCCAATACCCTCATGCCCCGCCAATACCTGCAGAAGGAGCGGGGCGGCTTCTACACCGTCGACAACTGGGGTGGACGGGATCTGGGCAACATGCCCATCAAGAACCGCTACACGCTCATCGCCAACGGCTGGCATCTGCCCGATGGTGGCGACGCCGTGATGAGCGAGTACCGAGCGGGCGATCACACCGGCGGCAACAGCCGGCATGGCATCGCCCTGCAGGTCGATCGGATGAAGTTCCTGAGCGCGGGGGAGTTCCTCAAGGACACGAAGCTGGACCGGCTCACGGGCACGCTCGACCTCATCTTCCCCGCCTTCTTCGGCACCTTCGTGACGGCCCACAACTACACCAGCTCGTCCAACACGCGCGGCTGCAACAAGGGGCTGCATACCGCCACCTCGGGCCTCAACAACCTGGAGGACATCCCCGGCCTGGACGAGGAGGAGATCGACCGGAGGCAGCGCTGCTTCGACACCGCGCCCTTCCGCGACACCCAGGCCTACAGCCGCTCCCTCTACAAGAACATCTTCGACGCCCGGGGTGAGCACTTCATGGGTTGCAAGAAGGCCCAGGCGGACATGCCCAACAGCCGCGGCCTCGGTGAAGGCACCAGCCGGGACAAGAACGAGCAGAAGATCACGTGCGAGTAA
- a CDS encoding TadE/TadG family type IV pilus assembly protein gives MSEHPPRSRQSGQAAVESALVLPLMVFLGLGLIQLTMMQQAKLMTEYAAFAAARTGIVWNGNNERMHDAAIVALLPTMGRTDDLLNLGKTWAIAQAYDEALQLLAWPNKNSVVPATVNGSNLFGQVRVDTVSPAWYSPIQSVWKLRSGANWKELDFDGPDTYPEVPALESKIAKFFNLPLPDNGEEVYRKATVLSIRVRYWYELRVPFANWIIFTAWWAANAGVSLGGAIYKPTLNTQVSMTNQQGGMNQVAMAPVRGLAHERGYNTLYRIEMTVLWGLATGSIPLLSSIVGKRYFIPLTATYSMRMQSNFYYKWLMHLNPDWGL, from the coding sequence ATGAGTGAACATCCCCCCCGGTCCCGACAATCAGGTCAAGCGGCGGTCGAGTCGGCACTGGTCCTTCCGTTGATGGTGTTCCTCGGCCTGGGCCTCATCCAACTGACGATGATGCAGCAGGCGAAGTTGATGACGGAGTACGCGGCATTCGCCGCGGCGCGCACGGGCATCGTGTGGAACGGCAACAACGAGCGCATGCACGACGCGGCCATCGTCGCGCTGCTGCCCACCATGGGCCGTACGGATGACCTGCTCAACCTGGGCAAGACGTGGGCGATCGCCCAGGCCTATGACGAGGCGCTGCAGTTGCTGGCCTGGCCGAACAAGAACTCGGTCGTGCCCGCCACGGTGAACGGCTCCAACCTCTTCGGACAGGTGCGCGTCGACACGGTGAGCCCCGCCTGGTACTCGCCCATCCAGAGCGTGTGGAAGCTGCGCTCGGGCGCCAACTGGAAGGAGCTGGACTTCGATGGCCCGGACACCTACCCCGAGGTGCCGGCGCTCGAGTCGAAGATCGCCAAGTTCTTCAACCTCCCCCTGCCGGACAACGGCGAGGAGGTCTACCGCAAGGCCACCGTGCTGAGCATTCGCGTGCGCTACTGGTACGAGCTGCGGGTGCCCTTCGCCAACTGGATCATCTTCACCGCCTGGTGGGCGGCCAACGCCGGCGTGTCGCTGGGCGGAGCCATCTACAAGCCCACGCTCAACACGCAGGTGAGCATGACCAACCAGCAGGGTGGCATGAACCAGGTGGCCATGGCGCCCGTGCGAGGGCTCGCGCACGAGCGCGGCTACAACACGCTCTACCGGATCGAGATGACCGTGTTGTGGGGACTGGCCACCGGCAGCATTCCCCTGCTGTCGAGCATCGTGGGCAAGCGCTACTTCATCCCGCTGACGGCGACGTACAGCATGAGGATGCAGTCGAACTTCTATTACAAGTGGTTGATGCACCTGAACCCGGATTGGGGCCTGTGA
- a CDS encoding general secretion pathway protein GspE, which yields MAQIKLGELLIKANVLQEGQLKAALAEQAKWGGKLGEILVRMNLVSEDILVRALSKQLAIPAVNLDALKDIPKHVLNRVPVQTARDFALLPMQLRDDGKTLVVAIADPLNVRQLDELRAITKCRIVPNVAGRTAIARAMARFYDDVSELEDADTNFKVVDSHGRTVVRNMKEPAPAPAPAPAPTPMPMVPSRETPSVRGGGSPVELLRSVEEVQRKEVAALKAMVELLIEKGVFTRDEYLAKVKR from the coding sequence ATGGCACAGATCAAACTCGGCGAACTGCTCATCAAGGCGAACGTGCTCCAGGAGGGCCAGCTCAAGGCGGCACTCGCGGAGCAGGCGAAATGGGGCGGAAAGCTGGGAGAAATCCTGGTGCGGATGAACCTCGTGTCCGAGGACATCCTGGTGAGGGCGTTGTCCAAGCAGCTCGCCATTCCCGCGGTGAACCTGGACGCGCTCAAGGACATCCCCAAGCACGTGCTCAACCGGGTGCCGGTGCAGACGGCGCGTGACTTCGCCCTGTTGCCCATGCAGTTGCGCGATGACGGCAAGACGCTCGTGGTGGCCATCGCGGATCCGCTCAACGTGCGGCAACTGGACGAGCTGCGCGCCATCACCAAGTGCCGCATCGTGCCCAACGTGGCGGGCCGTACGGCCATCGCCCGGGCCATGGCGCGCTTCTACGACGACGTGAGCGAGCTGGAGGACGCGGACACCAACTTCAAGGTGGTGGACTCGCATGGCCGCACGGTGGTGCGCAACATGAAGGAGCCGGCTCCGGCGCCCGCTCCCGCGCCCGCTCCGACCCCCATGCCCATGGTGCCCTCGCGCGAGACGCCCTCGGTGCGCGGCGGGGGCAGCCCCGTGGAGCTGCTGCGCAGCGTGGAGGAAGTGCAGCGCAAGGAGGTGGCGGCCCTCAAGGCCATGGTGGAGTTGCTCATCGAGAAGGGCGTCTTCACCCGCGACGAGTACCTGGCGAAGGTCAAGCGTTAA
- a CDS encoding pilus assembly protein TadG-related protein — MLACLLMLILSIALMTTVNIGHSVHERIRLQNTADAAAYSTAAMEARAFNFYAFTNRTQVSHYVSAMIWQSTDSFLFSVQAFLTDMYGLIRTIGPCFPKDSRSGVFWPVICGILDNLPYIGVIMKALDAIISALKGVLLLLQPILDFADQVIGTVIIPAHRVLNSVMAGAATAVMLSTSTYVMGTSNAIIQANDPNVDSLASQAITGAINQCLYSRAHYEEANGKPLSPANPLKALDPSARNEDSKVARAKRVMAGITNATRYACNKDKDNLFNACPETMVTDRRLGQLLPIPDWLKPLEMLLDAIPKWGQTRFLTFKLGYGDINEETKKPRAQGKNKIREVNDLPDKPMGMLAQGDVLGSDDPYYIKMGPASLGVPGVGQIFNPFSCPKYPGGGDDRTWRKCWGDPREDRDSTLEPSIWAMSSGDYRRKGIHWRVVFPGEAKSKSDKDVGLYQYKFCVAKILGVCVFKLDVFTANTHIDKKDNNHPWDGIVPFPHFEPGDYANDCAVGAFSKASIGNMATREHDFNQPSTWVMLNKNTQQLHNTKADATGATHNTPALLNSTGKLTVTLGSAGAETLDLDNDRKKFLSLAEGMNVISRGQTYYHRPGNWAEQPNFFNPYWRPRLAAVWQGKNSLPLINQLSNALPAAVKDAPAKIITH, encoded by the coding sequence GTGCTCGCCTGCCTCCTGATGCTCATCCTGAGCATCGCGCTCATGACGACGGTGAACATCGGGCACAGCGTGCACGAGCGCATCCGGCTGCAGAACACGGCCGACGCGGCGGCCTACTCCACCGCCGCCATGGAGGCGCGCGCCTTCAACTTCTACGCCTTCACCAACCGCACGCAGGTGTCCCACTACGTGTCGGCGATGATCTGGCAGTCCACGGACTCGTTCCTGTTCTCCGTGCAGGCCTTCCTCACGGACATGTACGGGCTCATCCGCACCATCGGACCGTGCTTTCCCAAGGACAGCCGCAGCGGCGTCTTCTGGCCGGTCATCTGCGGCATCCTCGACAACCTGCCCTACATCGGCGTCATCATGAAGGCGCTGGACGCGATCATCTCGGCGCTCAAGGGGGTGCTGCTGCTTCTCCAGCCCATCCTGGACTTCGCGGACCAGGTGATTGGCACCGTCATCATCCCCGCCCATCGAGTCCTCAACTCGGTGATGGCCGGAGCGGCGACGGCGGTGATGTTATCCACGTCCACCTATGTGATGGGCACCTCCAACGCGATCATCCAGGCGAACGATCCCAACGTGGACTCGCTGGCCTCGCAGGCCATCACCGGGGCCATCAACCAATGCCTCTACAGCCGGGCGCACTACGAGGAGGCCAACGGCAAGCCCCTGAGTCCGGCCAATCCCCTCAAGGCCCTGGATCCGTCCGCGCGCAACGAGGACAGCAAGGTCGCCCGGGCCAAGCGCGTCATGGCGGGCATCACCAACGCCACCCGCTACGCCTGCAACAAGGACAAGGACAACCTCTTCAACGCGTGCCCGGAGACGATGGTCACGGATCGGCGCCTGGGCCAGCTGCTGCCCATCCCCGATTGGCTCAAGCCCCTGGAGATGCTGCTGGACGCCATTCCCAAGTGGGGACAGACGCGCTTTCTCACGTTCAAGCTCGGCTATGGCGACATCAACGAGGAGACGAAGAAGCCGCGCGCCCAGGGGAAGAACAAGATCCGCGAGGTCAACGATCTGCCCGACAAGCCCATGGGCATGCTCGCCCAGGGCGACGTGCTCGGCTCGGATGACCCGTACTACATCAAGATGGGGCCCGCCTCGCTGGGCGTGCCGGGCGTGGGTCAGATCTTCAACCCGTTCAGCTGCCCCAAGTACCCGGGAGGCGGCGATGACCGCACGTGGCGCAAGTGCTGGGGTGATCCCCGCGAGGACCGCGACAGCACGCTCGAGCCCAGCATCTGGGCCATGAGCAGCGGCGACTACCGCAGGAAGGGCATCCACTGGCGGGTCGTCTTCCCCGGCGAGGCCAAGTCGAAGTCCGACAAGGACGTGGGGCTCTACCAGTACAAGTTCTGCGTGGCGAAGATCCTGGGCGTCTGCGTCTTCAAGCTGGACGTGTTCACCGCCAACACCCACATCGACAAGAAGGACAACAACCACCCGTGGGACGGCATCGTGCCCTTCCCCCACTTCGAGCCGGGTGACTACGCGAACGACTGCGCCGTGGGTGCCTTCTCCAAGGCCAGCATCGGCAACATGGCCACGCGCGAGCACGACTTCAACCAGCCCTCCACCTGGGTGATGCTCAACAAGAACACCCAGCAGTTGCACAACACGAAGGCCGACGCCACCGGGGCCACCCACAACACCCCGGCCCTGCTCAACTCCACGGGCAAGCTCACCGTCACCCTGGGCTCGGCGGGCGCGGAGACGCTCGATCTGGACAATGATCGCAAGAAGTTCCTGTCCCTCGCGGAGGGCATGAACGTCATCTCCCGCGGGCAGACGTACTACCACCGGCCGGGCAACTGGGCCGAGCAGCCCAACTTCTTCAATCCCTACTGGCGGCCCCGTCTGGCGGCCGTGTGGCAGGGCAAGAACTCGCTGCCGCTCATCAACCAGCTGTCGAACGCCCTGCCGGCCGCGGTCAAGGACGCGCCCGCCAAGATCATCACCCACTAA
- a CDS encoding RNA polymerase sigma factor — translation MLGPEISDERLMLAFRAGDARAFETLVRRHRDPVFNFILRFTGHAARAEDVLQETWLKVVRSAPEYETRAKFTTWLYTIARNLCVDSARKESYRQTASLEAPMTGAEGEEGRSLGEALPDEGASPERGAYNARIRPLLERALAGLPEEQREVFVLREYSGIPFKEIAEVTGVPENTVKSRMRYALEGLRRRLAELGVDGDLAEDGKTVAG, via the coding sequence GTGTTGGGACCGGAGATCTCAGACGAACGGTTGATGCTCGCCTTTCGGGCGGGAGACGCCCGTGCGTTCGAGACATTGGTGCGCAGGCACCGGGATCCGGTGTTCAACTTCATCCTCCGGTTCACCGGACACGCGGCGCGGGCGGAAGATGTCCTTCAGGAAACGTGGTTGAAGGTGGTGCGCAGCGCACCCGAGTACGAGACGCGGGCGAAGTTCACCACCTGGCTCTATACGATCGCGAGGAACCTCTGCGTGGACAGCGCGCGTAAAGAGAGCTACCGGCAGACGGCCTCGCTCGAGGCACCCATGACGGGGGCCGAGGGTGAAGAGGGCCGGTCGTTGGGTGAAGCGCTCCCCGACGAGGGGGCCAGCCCCGAGAGGGGTGCCTACAATGCCCGTATACGGCCGCTGCTGGAGCGTGCGTTGGCCGGCCTTCCCGAGGAACAGCGCGAGGTGTTCGTGCTGCGCGAGTACAGCGGCATCCCCTTCAAGGAGATCGCCGAGGTCACGGGCGTGCCCGAGAACACGGTGAAGAGCCGCATGCGCTATGCGCTGGAAGGCCTGCGCCGGCGGCTGGCGGAATTGGGCGTGGACGGCGATCTGGCCGAGGACGGAAAGACGGTGGCGGGATGA
- a CDS encoding general secretion pathway protein GspE, giving the protein MRKKIGELLLESGAVNPEQIRTALGQQRSRGHSQRLGSVIVTLGFASSTEVARALARQANLPFVQLSEIPASVRALVPIDFQVEHRVVPFQLEREGRSERLHVAVDDPSDLSLVDELSFQLNKPIRVHVASEDDLDHALDLISGRVVAGVVLEDDSGAPMELEHGSETPSELPLMEWDLPTGQPPRADDIDDSSHRSSTRSALKPKPPAPPPFSDDDEITLITPKHAQKGRAATPPPPPPPQESEEVLDELLGEPDDEETPLPVAQPSKKGVPVVVFGGAAKGAPQPTPRPELPDISEEDLKVLEDIERMADGAEAELHTEKVKPARMVASLIRLLIRKRLIREEEFLEELSRK; this is encoded by the coding sequence ATGCGCAAGAAGATCGGTGAGCTGCTCCTCGAATCCGGTGCGGTCAATCCGGAGCAGATCCGCACGGCGCTCGGCCAACAGCGCAGCCGTGGCCACAGTCAGCGGTTGGGCTCGGTGATCGTCACGCTGGGCTTCGCCTCGTCCACCGAGGTGGCCCGGGCCCTGGCGCGTCAGGCGAATCTGCCCTTCGTCCAACTGTCGGAGATCCCCGCGTCCGTGCGCGCGCTCGTGCCGATCGACTTCCAGGTCGAGCACCGTGTCGTCCCGTTCCAGCTCGAGCGGGAAGGGCGCAGTGAGCGGCTGCACGTGGCCGTGGATGACCCCTCGGATCTCTCCCTCGTGGACGAGCTGAGCTTCCAGCTCAACAAGCCCATCCGCGTGCACGTGGCGTCCGAGGACGACCTGGACCATGCGTTGGATCTGATCAGTGGCCGCGTGGTGGCCGGAGTCGTCCTGGAGGATGACTCCGGGGCGCCCATGGAGCTCGAGCACGGTTCCGAGACGCCCTCTGAGCTGCCCCTGATGGAATGGGATCTGCCCACCGGCCAGCCGCCGCGCGCGGATGACATTGACGACAGTTCTCACCGTTCCTCGACGAGGTCCGCCTTGAAGCCCAAGCCCCCGGCGCCGCCCCCCTTCTCCGACGACGACGAGATCACCCTCATCACGCCCAAGCACGCGCAGAAGGGCCGGGCCGCGACGCCGCCACCACCTCCTCCTCCGCAGGAGAGCGAGGAGGTGCTGGATGAACTGCTCGGCGAGCCCGACGACGAGGAGACGCCGCTGCCCGTGGCCCAGCCGAGCAAGAAGGGCGTGCCGGTGGTCGTCTTCGGAGGGGCCGCCAAGGGCGCGCCGCAGCCCACGCCCCGGCCGGAGCTGCCCGACATCTCCGAGGAGGACCTCAAGGTGCTCGAGGACATCGAGCGCATGGCGGACGGGGCCGAGGCGGAGCTGCACACGGAGAAGGTGAAGCCCGCGCGCATGGTGGCCAGCCTCATTCGCCTGCTCATCCGCAAGCGCCTCATCCGCGAGGAGGAGTTCCTCGAGGAGCTGTCGCGCAAGTAG
- a CDS encoding DUF4292 domain-containing protein: protein MDFGPRGPITEAEELFRLTSAAQDTAATLQGEGKIRIETPQGSGTVSAFLAASRPGLLRVEMFDFFNRPIAVLVTDGHRFGLLQAQENKYYQGPATPRNLSRFLPVALPSEELVAVMLGRVPFIPAERMTLAIDEKEGLYVLTLVKGPVSQVLHIHPRHLRVVRSQVKGARTYSLEYGRFEPQGESVFPREVKLLAESAETSLDLRYTSVTLNESPDLTLFDLSVPEDIPVVDVDEGGQALPPVALPPASPGS from the coding sequence ATGGATTTTGGCCCCCGGGGCCCCATCACCGAGGCCGAGGAACTCTTCCGCCTGACGAGCGCCGCCCAGGACACCGCGGCCACCCTCCAGGGAGAGGGGAAGATCCGGATCGAGACGCCCCAGGGCTCGGGCACCGTCTCGGCCTTCCTGGCCGCCAGCCGTCCGGGCCTGCTCCGGGTGGAGATGTTCGACTTCTTCAACCGACCCATCGCCGTGCTGGTGACGGATGGCCACCGCTTCGGTCTGCTCCAGGCCCAGGAGAACAAGTACTACCAGGGGCCCGCCACGCCCCGGAACCTCTCGCGCTTCCTGCCCGTGGCCCTGCCGAGCGAGGAACTCGTCGCCGTGATGCTCGGCCGGGTGCCCTTCATCCCCGCGGAGCGGATGACGCTCGCCATCGACGAGAAGGAAGGGCTGTACGTGCTCACCCTCGTGAAGGGCCCCGTGTCCCAGGTGCTCCACATCCACCCACGCCACCTGCGCGTGGTGCGCAGCCAGGTGAAGGGCGCGCGTACCTACTCCTTGGAGTATGGCCGCTTCGAGCCCCAGGGTGAATCCGTCTTCCCCCGCGAGGTGAAGCTCCTGGCCGAGTCGGCGGAGACCTCGTTGGATCTGCGCTACACCTCTGTCACGCTCAACGAATCCCCGGATCTCACTCTTTTCGACCTCTCCGTGCCCGAGGACATCCCCGTGGTCGACGTGGACGAGGGGGGCCAGGCGCTGCCTCCGGTCGCACTGCCTCCTGCCTCACCTGGCTCGTGA
- a CDS encoding ABC transporter ATP-binding protein, with amino-acid sequence MSDEPLLRVRDVKTHFPVRGGPWGRVRGTVKAVDGVSFDVRRGETLGLVGESGCGKSTLGRTLLRLVEPTSGSIRFEGRELTGLSQRELRPLRRRMQLVFQDPYASLNPRMSVREILGEPFAIHGLERGQAREEKVAGLLDLMGLPREALGRYPHEFSGGQRQRIGIARAIALRPDLVVADEPISALDVSIQAQIVNLLVDLQRELGLTYVFIAHDLKIVEYVSTRVAVMYLGRIVELADAADLYRAPRHPYTQALLSAVPVPDPEHLRARILLKGDVPSPLAPPPGCPFHPRCPYAMERCRKETPPLYTLDNGHTAACFLVEEAARERPAPTPSGDASTESGG; translated from the coding sequence ATGAGTGACGAGCCCCTGCTTCGAGTCCGGGACGTGAAGACGCATTTCCCGGTGCGCGGCGGCCCCTGGGGCCGTGTTCGCGGCACCGTGAAGGCGGTGGATGGCGTCAGCTTCGATGTGCGGCGAGGCGAGACGCTCGGGTTGGTGGGGGAGAGTGGCTGTGGCAAGAGCACCCTGGGCCGGACGTTGCTTCGGCTCGTGGAGCCCACGTCCGGCTCCATCCGCTTCGAGGGCCGGGAGCTGACGGGCCTGTCCCAGCGCGAGCTGCGCCCCTTGCGGCGGCGCATGCAGCTCGTCTTCCAGGATCCCTATGCCTCGCTCAACCCGCGCATGTCCGTGCGGGAGATCCTGGGCGAGCCCTTCGCCATCCACGGACTCGAGCGTGGCCAGGCCCGTGAGGAGAAGGTGGCGGGGCTATTGGACTTGATGGGCCTGCCGCGCGAGGCCCTGGGGCGCTATCCGCACGAGTTCTCCGGCGGCCAGCGCCAGCGCATCGGCATCGCCCGGGCCATCGCCCTGCGGCCGGACCTGGTCGTCGCCGATGAGCCCATCAGCGCGCTCGACGTGTCGATCCAGGCACAGATCGTCAACCTGCTGGTGGATCTGCAACGTGAACTGGGGCTCACCTACGTCTTCATCGCGCACGACCTGAAGATCGTGGAGTACGTCTCCACCCGGGTGGCGGTCATGTACCTGGGCCGCATCGTGGAACTGGCGGACGCGGCGGACCTCTACCGCGCGCCTCGTCATCCCTACACCCAGGCGTTGTTGTCGGCGGTGCCCGTGCCGGATCCCGAGCACCTCCGCGCACGCATCCTCCTCAAGGGCGACGTGCCTTCGCCGCTCGCGCCGCCGCCGGGCTGTCCATTCCATCCCCGCTGCCCCTACGCGATGGAGCGCTGCCGGAAGGAGACGCCGCCGCTCTACACACTGGACAATGGGCACACGGCCGCGTGCTTCCTCGTGGAGGAGGCCGCGCGTGAGCGTCCCGCTCCCACCCCCTCGGGGGACGCGTCCACGGAATCGGGAGGGTAG
- a CDS encoding DUF2085 domain-containing protein gives MFWLSHHHPEEYNRTYVLGGVRVCARCLGTYPILFATLVALFKLRAPLSWSWDVPMVLGLTLPALVDWAVGRFRPQGGSNAVRTLTGILLGMALGRSLFIHIQRPLPQVLVWQAALVALVAIPVMFATSRDSKP, from the coding sequence GTGTTCTGGCTCAGTCACCATCACCCGGAGGAGTACAACCGCACGTACGTGCTCGGTGGCGTCCGGGTCTGCGCTCGCTGTCTGGGCACCTACCCCATCCTGTTCGCGACCCTGGTGGCGCTCTTCAAGTTGCGTGCCCCCCTGTCGTGGTCCTGGGACGTGCCCATGGTGCTGGGTCTCACCCTTCCCGCGCTGGTGGACTGGGCGGTGGGCCGTTTCCGTCCCCAAGGGGGATCCAACGCCGTGCGTACCCTCACTGGGATCCTGCTGGGCATGGCGCTTGGCCGTTCCCTGTTCATCCACATTCAGAGGCCTCTGCCCCAGGTGCTCGTATGGCAGGCCGCTTTGGTGGCGCTCGTCGCGATTCCCGTCATGTTCGCCACGTCGCGGGATTCAAAACCCTGA
- a CDS encoding ABC transporter ATP-binding protein, with protein MSEPLLDVRGLKTRLELEAGPVLAVDDVSFSIPPGGTLGVVGESGCGKSLTALSVMRLVPDPPVRVVGGSIRFQGEELLALSEARMRRLRGRHLSMIFQEPMTSLNPVYTAGEQIAEGVRLHQGLSRAAAREHAVEMLRQVGIPAPEQRVDSYPHQLSGGMRQRVMIAMALASGPELLIADEPTTALDVTIQAQILELLKRLQVERRMAVMLITHDLGVVAGSCDAVVVMYAGRVVERSPVKALFRQPAHPYTAGLLRSIPSLQTGGEPGQRPRLRTIPGMVPSLSRLPGGCRFRDRCERALEVCARVDPPLESKRDGQEAACHNPVPAP; from the coding sequence ATGTCCGAGCCCCTCCTCGACGTTCGCGGACTCAAGACCCGGCTGGAGCTGGAGGCGGGACCGGTCCTGGCCGTGGACGACGTGTCGTTCTCCATCCCGCCGGGGGGCACGCTCGGCGTCGTGGGGGAGAGTGGCTGTGGCAAGAGCCTCACCGCGCTCTCGGTGATGAGGCTGGTGCCGGATCCTCCGGTCCGCGTGGTGGGGGGCAGCATCCGCTTCCAGGGCGAGGAACTGCTCGCCCTGTCCGAGGCGAGGATGCGCCGCCTGCGGGGACGCCACCTGTCCATGATCTTCCAGGAGCCGATGACGTCCCTCAACCCCGTCTACACGGCGGGCGAGCAGATCGCCGAGGGGGTGCGGCTGCACCAGGGCCTGTCGCGCGCCGCCGCGCGCGAGCACGCGGTGGAGATGTTGCGGCAGGTGGGCATTCCCGCGCCCGAGCAGCGCGTGGACAGCTATCCCCACCAGCTCTCCGGCGGGATGCGCCAGCGGGTGATGATCGCCATGGCGCTCGCCAGTGGACCGGAATTGCTCATCGCCGACGAGCCCACCACGGCGCTGGACGTCACCATCCAGGCGCAGATCCTCGAGTTGCTCAAGCGGCTCCAGGTGGAGCGGCGCATGGCGGTGATGCTCATCACCCACGACCTGGGCGTGGTGGCGGGCAGTTGTGACGCGGTGGTGGTGATGTACGCGGGACGGGTGGTGGAGCGCTCTCCGGTGAAGGCGTTGTTCCGCCAACCGGCGCACCCCTACACGGCGGGGCTCCTGCGCTCCATTCCCTCGCTCCAGACGGGCGGCGAGCCAGGACAGCGGCCCCGGTTGAGGACGATTCCCGGCATGGTGCCGAGCCTGAGCCGGTTGCCCGGGGGCTGCCGCTTCCGCGATCGGTGTGAGCGCGCGCTGGAGGTCTGCGCGCGGGTGGATCCGCCCCTGGAGTCCAAGCGCGACGGACAGGAAGCCGCCTGCCACAATCCGGTGCCCGCGCCATGA